From the Fibrobacterota bacterium genome, the window CGGTCCTTGCTCCGGCATTTCTTCCGCGGCGCCGGCGAAGCGGAGAAGAACGCTTCCGTGCGTCCGCGCGTCCGCTGGGCGCTGCGGTCGCCCTCCATCCCCCGTTCGTCCTGGATAGCGACTTATGCGCTGCCCGTCTCGGAAAACTTTCCCGAGCCTCCCCGCGGCCCTGCTTCCGTGGTTACCTGGCAATACGGCCTGATCGTAGAAGCCGCTTACTCCGGGCCGTATGCCAACGCCCAGCCCTCCATCGATTCCCTGAAAGCCTATGCCGCGCGTTCAGGCTTCGCGCTCGTCGGCGGGTTGGAAGAGGAATTCGAACGCGGCCGCGGGACGCTTTACCAAGGCCATCCTGAAGCCTACCATACGATTCTCAGGTACCGCATCCACGAGGGGCGCGGAAGCAACGTTGACGAAGCCCCCTTGTCCTCGAATTAGGACAAGACGGCCAGCTGGACCCGCTACCATTATCGTGATCTCATCCGTCCATGCCATAAGATGGTTCCGCCGTAAATAGCCCTCGGCTTCCCGAATCGACGGATCGATGTAATCGAATGTCCTCTCCGCCCATATGCCGATGTCGTGATAACAGGCGGCGATCAAAATCTTGCGCTTGGCGATCTCATCGCATGGATGCAGGAGGAAGCAAAATCCGGCAACCCGGATCGCGCGGGGCCGCGAATCCGACGTGGCCACCGTCCTTATTCCGAAACGGGCGCTTCCGCGGCGGCTTCGGCGCCGGCGATGGCTTCCAGCTTCCGATAGATGGTACGGATGCTGATTCCGAGCTCATCCGCCGTCTTGGCCTTGTCCCCGTGATTCTTCTTCAGCGAATTGCGGATGACCATCATTTCGATCTCATCCATGGTCATCCCGCTGCCGATGCTCACCTGCATGCCGGCGCCTCCGCCGTTGGAAAGCTCGTCGGGAAGATCCTCGGGGGTGATCTGATGCCCCAGGCATAGGATCACGGCGCGCTCGATGGCATTCTCCACCTCGCGCACGTTGCCCGGCCAGGAGTAATTCTCCATGATGCGCAGCGCGTCCGCGTTGATGGAGAGGTTCTGCTTCTTGTTCTTCTTGCAGTACTTGGTGATGAAGTACGAGATCAAGGAATGCAAATCCTCGGGCCGCGCCCGCAAGGGGGGGATCTGCAAGGGGATGACGTTGAGGCGGTAGAACAGGTCTTCGCGGAACAGGCCCAGCTCCACCTGCTTGCGCAGATTCTTGTTGGTGGCGGCGATGATGCGCACGTCCACCTTCTGGGTGGTGCCGCCCACGGGCGTGGCATCGCCTTCTTGCAGGATACGCAGCAACTTGGGTTGCACCGCCAAAGGCATCTCGCCGATTTCGTCCAGGAAAATGGAGCCGCCGTTGGCCTCCTGGAAACGGCCCTTCTTATCCTGGTAGGCCCCGGTGAAGGCGCCCTTCTTGTATCCGAAGAGCTCGGCTTCGAGGAGGTTTTCGGGAATGGCCGCGCAGTTGACCGTGATGAACGGGCGATGGGCCCGCGACGAGTTGGAGAAGATGTAATGGGCTAGCACTTCCTTGCCTGTGCCGGACTCGCCCAGGATCAGGATGGTCGCATCGCTGGCGGCGGCCTGGCCGGCGCGCTCGATCAGGGACTTGAAGGCGCGGTTCTTGCCCCACTCGAAATTGGGCGATTGGTTGAGGCGCAGTTTTTCCTTGAGCAGGAAATTCTCTTCCAGGAGGGCCGTCTTCTCGAAAGCGCGGTTCACTACCGCGATGATCTCCTGCTTGTTGAAAGGCTTGGGGATGAAATCGTAGGCGCCCTTCTTCATGGCAGTCACGGCATCGTCGATGGTGCCGTGGCCGGTGATCATGATGATCTGGATGTTGCCGTTGAACTCCTTCACCTTCTCCATGAACTCGAGGCCGTCCATCTTGGGCATCTTCAGATCGGTGATCACCACCTGGGGCACATGCTCCTTGATCAGCTCTACGGCCTTTTCGGGCTCCTGGCTGCTGATCAGCTCCATGTCCAAGCCGTTCAACGCGCGACCTAGGGAGTCGATGATGTTCTTTTCGTCGTCCAAGATGAGCAATTTTTTCTTCATGCCGAATTCCTTAGTAGCAATGCCCGGACCAATCTTCTCGCTGGGGATAGCGGCCCCAGGGCCTTCGAAATTCATCATAAGGTTAGAAAGTCTTCACTTTACGGGATTCTGACCCGGATTGGTTTTTGCCATAATGGCAGATTCCGTGACTTCATGTCCGGGGGAATCATTGGGTAGATTAGCAATCATGACGCAAGCCAATTCAGCAAAAGCCGCTGCGACCCTGGATACCGCCGCGCTCTTGGACCGGGCATTCACCCAAGCCGATTACGCCATTAATATCACCGACACGCAGGGAAAACTCGTCAAGGTGAACAAAGCCTACCTGGATCTGTACAAGTTCGCTAACGAGGCGGAGGTCCTCGGAAAGACGCAACGCGTCATCCGCTCTCCGCATACTCCCGATGCGGTGTATAAGGAAATGTGGACCACCATTCTCGCGGGCGAGGCATGGCGCGGCAATCTCTCCAATATCGCCACCGACGGATCCGAGGTTTTCGTCCATCTCACCATTACCCCCGTGCGCGAGGGCAGGGAAATCATCGGCTACATGGGTTTCTCCATCGATCGCGCGCAACAGGTGCTGCTCGAGAAGGAATTGTTCCATGCCAACAAACTGGTGGTGCTGGCCACCATGGGCGCCGGCCTCGCGCATGAGCTGAACAATCCGCTCGCCAGCATCTTGCTGGATGCGGAATACCTGAACGATATCTTTCTCGCTCCGCATCAACCCATCGACTGGGCTTCGGCCCGGCAGGCTTCCAATTCGGTGATCCAAGGCGTGGAACGGATGAAGAAGGTGTTGGAGCATCTGCTGCTGTACTCGCGCAAGGAAGCGGCGCAGCGGTTTTCCACCTTGACCATGAGCCAGCTCATCGAGGACAGCTTCCTATTCCTCGAACGGCAACTCCGCAGCCGCAGCATCGCCATCGAGCTGGATATCGACGCCGACGTTTACGTATCCGGCAACCGTACCCAACTCGAATCCGTGGTACACAACCTGTTGACCAATTCCCGGGACGCCTTCGAAAGCCGCAAGGGCGAGAAGCTCGTCCGTATCCGCGTCTTCAAGGAAAGGCCGGGCCTGGTGACGATGGAATACACGGACAACGCCGGCGGCATCCCCAAGCCCATCCTCGATCGCATCTTCGAACCTTTCTTCACCACCAAAAAGGAAAAGGAAGGCACCGGCCTGGGCCTGGCCATCAGCCGGAAGATCGTCGCCGAGCATGGCGGCGCCATCCATTGCGAGTCGAAAGGCGACACCACCACTTTCTCGATTACCTTGCCTGCATTGGAAGGCCCCGCGCCCGATCCAGGGCTCCTGGAAGACTAGACGCCGGGCCGCGGTTCCCGCCGCCGCCTTGTCAGTCTGGCAGCAGATAAAAGCGGCGCGGGCGCGGCGTGGAATCTAGTCTAGGTAAGGAGGGCCTCATCATGCGGGTAGGGGAGCAGTGGATCTTTCCGGGCATGCCGGTTTCGGCCCTGCTGAACGCGCGGCCCGCCGCTCTCCGGCTTTTGGAAGCCTGGGGCATCGACCCGTGGCTCGATCCGCATGCCCATCTCGATGCCTTGGCGGCATCCAAGCGAGTACCCTGGACCCTATTCGAAACCGCCTTGGATGAATTGACCGATCTGGATGAAGATCGGGATTGGGAAGGCGCTTCCCTTCCGGACCTCCTCGACCACCTGATCGCGGATCATCGCGATATGCTCAACCGCATAGTCCCTGCGCTTCGGATCGCGCTGGCGCGGATCCCTGCCACGGAAAAGGATCCGCCGGTAGGTTCGGATGCGGCCTGGAACCTGTTCGCCGATGGACTGGAAGCCCACATGCGGGAGGAGGAAAACTTCCTGTTCCCCCGGCTTTTGCATTACGCTTATTGCCTGCGGCATCACGGATGCCATCCGGACTTCGACGGCGGATCGGTGAACGTGTATATCGCCATCCGCCTCTTGGGGAACGAACACAGGCAGAAGGAGATCTTCATGCGTTTCCTCGATGATCAGGAAGCGCACGTCACCGGATTGGCGATCGGTTCTCCGGATCAGGAACGCCTCGCGCGGTTATTGGCGGAATTCCGGATTCGCCTGGAGCGGCACAACCACTTGGAAGAAGAAGTCCTGTATCCCAAGGCCCGCGACCTGGAAAAATCCCTCTACGATGCCGCCATCGCCGGTTCCGCAGCGGCTTCTACCGCTTCTTGAGCCGCCTTCCTAGGGAAGCATGGCCAAATTAGCAGGCCATCCGTCAATTTGGCGCGCGACCCGGCCCTCAGGCGACCAGCCTAGCCGGCACTGAGGCGTTGCCGCCCATCCCCGGACCAGATGATCCCTGGCCTGGGATTTGCGTTTTCGTGTTCCAGCAGCAAGCCATCCGAAAGCCATTCCCCGGCTTGCGGAAATTAATTTCCAAGGAGAGCGGACATGATGAAGATCCTGATTGGCCATGATGGTTCGCCTGCGGCGGAAGCCGCCTGCGAGGATTTGCGCAAGGCGGGCCTGCCGGCGCGCGCCGAAGCGTTGGTGCTCTCCGCCTGCCCGCCCTTCCTGCCTTTGGAAGCCTTGGCTCCCAATGGGATCGCGCCTCCCGGATACGAACGCGCATACGCCGAGGCCTATGCCAATCACGAGACCCTGGTCAAGGCATCCCTGACGCAAGCGCAAGCGGCCGCGCGGAAACTGCGCGGCGCTTTTCCCGGTTGGAAGGTTTCCGCGGAAACGACGACCGACACGGCAGCGCATGCGCTCCTGGATAAAGCGGAAGCCTGGAAGCCCGATTTGATCGTCCTAGGTTCGCGCGGATGGAGCGAGATCGGCAAACTGATCCTGGGTAGCGTGGCGGATCGGGTCCTCAACCACGCCGCATGCCCGGTGCGCATCAGTCGCGCGCGTAAGGGCGCGCGCACGTCGGCCCCCAAGGTGCTCATCGCCTATGACGGTTCCAAGCACGCCGATGCCGCCGTGGCCGCCGTGATCGAAAGGGCCTGGCCCGAGGGGACACGGGTCACCGTCCTCGCGGTTTCGGAATTCCAATTGCGCATGGGCGACCTGACCCTGGCGCTGACCAAGGCGTTGGGCCGGCCCGGCCAAGCCAGTCCCTGGCCTTGGATGGAAACGCGTTTGGCTAAGGTCGCCAAGACCCTCATGGCCGCCGGGCTGCGGGCCGAAACCGCATTGTTGATCGGCGAGCCGCGCCGGGCCATCGTGGACCAAGCCAAGCGCCTCAAGACCGATTGCGTTTTCCTGGGGTCCCACGGTTACACGGGCCTGCGCCGCGTGATGCTCGGCAGCGTTTCGGCGGCCGTGGCCGCCCATGCCCCCTGCTCGGTGGAAGTGATCCACCTTAAGAGGAAAGGAAAGAAATCATGAAGGATACGCAGATGCTACTCGGGAGCGAGGCCGAGGCTTTGCTTTCCCATCGCTGTACCGGCGTGCCCAAGGAAAGCTTGGAGTTGCCCGGACCGGATTTCGTTTCCCGGGTGCTGGCCCAATCGGATCGGCCCGTCCAGGTCTTGCGCAATCTGCAGTCCCTCTTTTCCCATGGCCGCCTGTCCGGCACCGGATACCTATCCATCTTGCCCGTGGACCAAGGCATCGAACATTCCGCGGCGGCTTCCTTCGCTCCCAATCCCGCCTACTTCGATCCCGAGAACCTGGCCCTTCTCGCGCTCGAAGGCGGGTGCAGCGCCTTCGCCTCCACAGTAGGCGCGCTGGGCATGTTGGCGCGCAAGTACGCGCATCGCATCCCTTTCATCGCCAAGCTCAACCATAACGAGCTCCTGACCTATCCGAACCACTACGATCAGATCTTCTTCGCCCAGGTACGGCAGGCCTGGGACCTGGGCGCGGCGGCGGTGGGCGCCACCGTATACTTCGGTTCGCCCGAAAGCACCCGGCAGATCCAGGAAGTCGCGCAGGCCTTCGCCGAAGCCCATCGCCTGGGGATGGCCACCGTGCTCTGGGCCTACCTGCGTAACCCCGCTTTCCAGACCAAGGAGGCGGATTACCACGTGGCCGCCGATTTGACGGGCCAGGCCAACCATCTGGCCGCTTCCCTGCACGCCGATATCGTGAAGCAGAAAGCGCCGGAGACCAACGGCGGCTTCACCGCGCTCAAGTTCGGCAAGACGCATCCCGACGTGTACGGCAAGCTGGCGGGGGAACATCCCATCGATCGGGTGCGTTATCAGGTACTGAATTGCTTCGCCGGCCGAGCCGGCCTCATCAATTCGGGCGGCGCTTCGGGCAAGGACGATCTGAAGGCGGCGGTACGGACCGCCGTCATCAACAAGCGCGGCGGAGGCATGGGCCTGATCTCGGGACGCAAAGCCTTCCAGCGGCCGATGGCCGAAGGAGTGGAGCTATTGCATGCGATCCAGGACGTGTACCTGGACGCTTCCATCACGATAGCGTAAAAGCGAAGGGGCTCCGTGGCCGGAGCTCCCTCCTTCCAACATATCTTCCCTCAGCCCCGGAACAGCGCCGCGATGTCCATCCCTTTGGGCATCTCGTTCGGCGGGAAGGCGTAGACCTTGGCATGGCTCTGGATGGCGTATGCGCAAGCCAGGTTGTCCAAATCCTCGGCGCCCGCTTCGTACGCGTCATACATCCGGACCGCCCCGGTGGCGGGAACCAAGGCTCCCCATTGACCGCGGCCGCTGGCCAGGAAGAGATGGGTGAGGCGGCGCTGGAAGGCGCAAGGTACCACGTCGGAGTAGCCCGCGGAGGATCGGGCGCGCGCCAGATTCTCCACGAACAAGCCCATGGCATGGTTCCGATCCGCGCGTTCCCTTTCGGCCATCAAGGCATTGGCGCGCGCATGCAAATCTTCCTGGGAGCCCAGGGAATCGGCGTTCCCGGGCAATTCCTCATCGATCAGGTTGGCGCAGGTATTCACCCGCCGGAAAATGGGCAATAGGTAGGCGACCCCGGCCAGCAGCAGAGGCCGGCCGTCGGCGGGCAGGCGCGCGCGGATGCCGTGATCGATCTGGCGGAAGAAGACCTCGATTTCCTTCTTGGCTTCCTTGCCATCGCCCGGGCCCGAGGCGAAATGGGCCGAATCGCCTCTGCCATGGCCATGATGCCCGGAAGAGTTGGTATGTACCGATTCCTGGCGTTCCGCCTGCTCGAAGTGCCGGGTCTGGCGGATGTCCGTATCGATTCCATCCAAGGGGATGGAGCGCATGGCCACCCCGTCGCAGTCCCATAGCTGGACGGCATGTTGGCTCAAGGCCAGCAGATGGAAGCGATCGCGACCATACACTTGCGACAGGACCCCGTCGAGCCGGAAACGGGTATCGATAGCGGCCCGCGGGGACGGGGCTTTGGGCAAGAGAAGGGCGAGGGTGCGTTCCCCGGAAGAGAAGAGCGCCAAGCCTTCGCCTGCCAATCGCGCGGCATCGGGCTCGGACAGGAGCGCATCGATGGGCGACAGCAGGTTTTCTTGGACCAATACCGACGCTCCGCGCTCTTCCAATGCGCGCTTGGCTTCGCGACGCAGATCACGCAATTGGATTTTCTCTTCCACGGATTCGCGCCAATTCTTGTCGAAGGGCAGATACAAAGACAGTCTCCAACCGGCCCCCGACGAGGCCAGGAAGGCCGTATCATTGCCATCTAAACGGGTGAGGAGGGGTAGGCGGGACAAGGTGAGGGACATGGTGACGCTCCTTCGGGAATGGTATCACCCTCATTAAAAGCAAGAGGCG encodes:
- a CDS encoding class I fructose-bisphosphate aldolase, which gives rise to MKDTQMLLGSEAEALLSHRCTGVPKESLELPGPDFVSRVLAQSDRPVQVLRNLQSLFSHGRLSGTGYLSILPVDQGIEHSAAASFAPNPAYFDPENLALLALEGGCSAFASTVGALGMLARKYAHRIPFIAKLNHNELLTYPNHYDQIFFAQVRQAWDLGAAAVGATVYFGSPESTRQIQEVAQAFAEAHRLGMATVLWAYLRNPAFQTKEADYHVAADLTGQANHLAASLHADIVKQKAPETNGGFTALKFGKTHPDVYGKLAGEHPIDRVRYQVLNCFAGRAGLINSGGASGKDDLKAAVRTAVINKRGGGMGLISGRKAFQRPMAEGVELLHAIQDVYLDASITIA
- a CDS encoding hemerythrin domain-containing protein; amino-acid sequence: MRVGEQWIFPGMPVSALLNARPAALRLLEAWGIDPWLDPHAHLDALAASKRVPWTLFETALDELTDLDEDRDWEGASLPDLLDHLIADHRDMLNRIVPALRIALARIPATEKDPPVGSDAAWNLFADGLEAHMREEENFLFPRLLHYAYCLRHHGCHPDFDGGSVNVYIAIRLLGNEHRQKEIFMRFLDDQEAHVTGLAIGSPDQERLARLLAEFRIRLERHNHLEEEVLYPKARDLEKSLYDAAIAGSAAASTAS
- a CDS encoding universal stress protein, yielding MMKILIGHDGSPAAEAACEDLRKAGLPARAEALVLSACPPFLPLEALAPNGIAPPGYERAYAEAYANHETLVKASLTQAQAAARKLRGAFPGWKVSAETTTDTAAHALLDKAEAWKPDLIVLGSRGWSEIGKLILGSVADRVLNHAACPVRISRARKGARTSAPKVLIAYDGSKHADAAVAAVIERAWPEGTRVTVLAVSEFQLRMGDLTLALTKALGRPGQASPWPWMETRLAKVAKTLMAAGLRAETALLIGEPRRAIVDQAKRLKTDCVFLGSHGYTGLRRVMLGSVSAAVAAHAPCSVEVIHLKRKGKKS
- a CDS encoding PAS domain S-box protein; this translates as MTQANSAKAAATLDTAALLDRAFTQADYAINITDTQGKLVKVNKAYLDLYKFANEAEVLGKTQRVIRSPHTPDAVYKEMWTTILAGEAWRGNLSNIATDGSEVFVHLTITPVREGREIIGYMGFSIDRAQQVLLEKELFHANKLVVLATMGAGLAHELNNPLASILLDAEYLNDIFLAPHQPIDWASARQASNSVIQGVERMKKVLEHLLLYSRKEAAQRFSTLTMSQLIEDSFLFLERQLRSRSIAIELDIDADVYVSGNRTQLESVVHNLLTNSRDAFESRKGEKLVRIRVFKERPGLVTMEYTDNAGGIPKPILDRIFEPFFTTKKEKEGTGLGLAISRKIVAEHGGAIHCESKGDTTTFSITLPALEGPAPDPGLLED
- a CDS encoding sigma-54-dependent Fis family transcriptional regulator yields the protein MKKKLLILDDEKNIIDSLGRALNGLDMELISSQEPEKAVELIKEHVPQVVITDLKMPKMDGLEFMEKVKEFNGNIQIIMITGHGTIDDAVTAMKKGAYDFIPKPFNKQEIIAVVNRAFEKTALLEENFLLKEKLRLNQSPNFEWGKNRAFKSLIERAGQAAASDATILILGESGTGKEVLAHYIFSNSSRAHRPFITVNCAAIPENLLEAELFGYKKGAFTGAYQDKKGRFQEANGGSIFLDEIGEMPLAVQPKLLRILQEGDATPVGGTTQKVDVRIIAATNKNLRKQVELGLFREDLFYRLNVIPLQIPPLRARPEDLHSLISYFITKYCKKNKKQNLSINADALRIMENYSWPGNVREVENAIERAVILCLGHQITPEDLPDELSNGGGAGMQVSIGSGMTMDEIEMMVIRNSLKKNHGDKAKTADELGISIRTIYRKLEAIAGAEAAAEAPVSE